From Mycolicibacterium nivoides, a single genomic window includes:
- the aroC gene encoding chorismate synthase yields the protein MLRWTTAGESHGRALVAMLEGMVAGVPITSEEIGAQLKRRRLGYGRGARMKFEQDQVTMLAGVRHGTTLGGPIAIEIGNTEWPKWETVMSPDPVDPAELDVARNAPLTRPRPGHADYAGMLKYGFDDARPVLERASARETAARVAAGTVARAFLRAALGVEVVSHVISIGASKPYDGPPPQFSDLDQIDASPVRAFDEAAESSMIAEIEDAKKDGDTLGGVVEVVVDGLPIGLGSFTSGDNRLDSQLAAAVMGIQAIKGVEIGDGFETARRRGSVAHDEMYPGPDGVLRSTNRAGGLEGGMTNGQALRVRAAMKPISTVPRALATVDMATGEEAVAIHQRSDVCAVPAAGVVVETMVALVVARAVLEKFGGDSLAETRANIDAYLRAVAEREPAAQALG from the coding sequence GTGTTGCGTTGGACCACAGCTGGTGAATCCCACGGCCGCGCCCTGGTGGCCATGCTCGAAGGGATGGTTGCCGGCGTGCCCATCACCTCAGAGGAGATCGGGGCACAGCTCAAGCGTCGTCGTCTCGGCTACGGCCGGGGTGCCCGGATGAAGTTCGAACAGGACCAGGTCACCATGCTGGCCGGGGTGCGTCACGGCACCACCCTGGGCGGGCCGATCGCCATCGAGATCGGCAACACCGAATGGCCCAAGTGGGAGACCGTGATGTCTCCGGACCCCGTGGACCCGGCCGAACTCGATGTGGCGCGCAACGCCCCGCTGACCCGTCCGCGCCCGGGCCACGCCGACTACGCCGGCATGCTCAAGTACGGCTTCGACGACGCCCGCCCGGTGCTCGAACGTGCCAGCGCACGCGAGACCGCTGCGCGGGTGGCGGCCGGCACCGTGGCCCGCGCCTTCCTGCGTGCGGCGCTCGGTGTTGAGGTCGTCTCGCACGTCATCTCCATCGGCGCGTCCAAGCCCTACGACGGTCCGCCGCCGCAGTTCTCCGACCTGGACCAGATTGACGCGAGTCCCGTTCGTGCGTTTGACGAAGCCGCTGAGTCGTCGATGATCGCCGAGATCGAGGACGCCAAGAAGGATGGCGACACCCTCGGTGGTGTCGTCGAGGTCGTGGTCGATGGTCTGCCGATCGGGTTGGGCTCGTTCACCAGTGGCGACAACCGCCTCGACAGTCAGCTCGCCGCCGCGGTGATGGGCATCCAGGCGATCAAGGGTGTGGAGATCGGCGACGGCTTCGAGACCGCGCGCCGTCGCGGCAGCGTCGCCCACGACGAGATGTACCCGGGCCCCGACGGGGTCCTGCGCTCGACCAACCGGGCCGGTGGTCTGGAAGGCGGCATGACCAACGGCCAGGCGCTGCGGGTCCGGGCCGCGATGAAGCCGATCTCGACCGTGCCGCGCGCACTGGCCACCGTCGACATGGCGACCGGCGAAGAGGCCGTCGCCATTCACCAGCGGTCCGACGTGTGCGCGGTGCCGGCCGCCGGTGTGGTGGTGGAGACCATGGTCGCCCTGGTGGTGGCCCGGGCCGTGCTGGAGAAGTTCGGTGGGGACTCGCTGGCTGAGACCCGCGCCAACATCGACGCCTACCTGCGGGCCGTCGCCGAGCGCGAGCCCGCGGCGCAGGCCCTGGGCTGA
- a CDS encoding shikimate kinase, with the protein MAPKAVLIGLPGSGKSTIGRRLAKALNLTMLDTDAAIEETTGRTIADIFATDGEAEFRRIEEEVIRSALATHDGVLSLGGGAVTTAGVRSALAGHTVVYLEISAAEGVRRTGGSTVRPLLAGPDRAEKFRALMSERVPLYRRVATMRINTNRRNPGAVVRTIVTRLENPPVQKQPQKPAQQPRTAKRRRRRPPWRRGAASGSSSGSEAKGANTAATSSNTESAAIPTPAALAARNAERHDD; encoded by the coding sequence ATGGCCCCCAAGGCGGTACTGATCGGCCTGCCGGGTTCGGGCAAGTCGACCATCGGCCGCCGGCTGGCCAAGGCGCTGAACCTCACGATGCTCGACACCGACGCCGCGATCGAGGAGACCACCGGCCGCACGATCGCCGACATCTTCGCCACCGACGGCGAGGCGGAGTTCCGCCGCATCGAGGAAGAGGTCATCCGTTCGGCGCTGGCCACCCACGACGGGGTGCTGTCCCTGGGCGGCGGCGCGGTCACCACCGCTGGAGTGCGTTCCGCACTCGCCGGCCACACCGTCGTGTACCTGGAGATCAGCGCGGCCGAGGGGGTGCGCCGCACGGGTGGTTCCACGGTCCGGCCACTGCTGGCCGGGCCCGACCGGGCCGAGAAGTTCCGCGCTCTGATGTCCGAACGGGTGCCGCTCTACCGTCGCGTCGCGACCATGCGGATCAACACCAACCGGCGCAATCCCGGCGCGGTGGTGCGCACCATCGTCACGCGACTGGAAAACCCCCCGGTCCAGAAGCAGCCGCAGAAACCGGCACAGCAGCCGCGGACGGCCAAGCGTCGCCGGCGTCGCCCACCGTGGCGGCGTGGTGCGGCATCCGGATCCTCGTCCGGTTCCGAGGCCAAGGGCGCCAACACCGCGGCTACTTCCTCCAACACAGAATCTGCAGCCATACCCACCCCCGCGGCCCTGGCCGCTCGCAACGCGGAGCGACATGATGACTGA
- the aroB gene encoding 3-dehydroquinate synthase, translating into MTDPVIVEVLVDRPYPVIIGTGLLAELGNTLEGRHKVAILHQPVLTQTAEAVRQHLADKGIEAHRIEIPDAEAGKELPVVGFIWEVLGRIGIGRKDAVVSLGGGAATDVAGFAAATWLRGVDIVHVPTTLLGMVDAAVGGKTGINTDAGKNLVGAFHQPAAVLVDLATLETLPRNEIVAGMAEIVKAGFIADPVILDLIEADPEAALDPTGAVLPELIRRAIAVKAEVVAADERESQLREILNYGHTLAHAIERRERYKWRHGAAVSVGLVFAAELGRLAGRLDDETADRHRSVLTALGLPVSYDGDALPQLMDYMAGDKKNRSGVLRFVVLDGLAKPGRLEGPDPSLLAAAYAEVARA; encoded by the coding sequence ATGACTGACCCGGTAATCGTCGAGGTACTGGTGGACCGGCCCTACCCGGTCATCATCGGAACCGGCCTGCTCGCGGAGCTGGGTAACACGCTCGAAGGCCGTCACAAGGTGGCGATACTGCATCAGCCGGTGTTGACCCAGACGGCCGAAGCTGTTCGGCAACACTTGGCCGACAAGGGAATTGAAGCCCACCGTATCGAGATCCCGGATGCCGAGGCGGGCAAGGAGCTGCCCGTCGTGGGCTTCATCTGGGAAGTCCTGGGGCGCATCGGTATTGGCCGCAAAGACGCGGTGGTCAGCCTGGGCGGGGGAGCGGCGACTGACGTTGCGGGCTTTGCTGCGGCCACCTGGCTGCGCGGTGTCGACATCGTGCACGTGCCGACCACCCTACTGGGCATGGTCGACGCGGCGGTCGGCGGCAAGACCGGGATCAACACCGACGCCGGCAAGAACCTCGTCGGCGCGTTCCACCAGCCGGCCGCGGTACTGGTCGATCTTGCGACGCTGGAAACGTTGCCGCGCAACGAGATCGTCGCCGGGATGGCCGAGATCGTGAAGGCCGGTTTCATCGCCGACCCGGTCATCCTCGATCTGATCGAGGCCGATCCGGAGGCGGCGCTCGATCCCACCGGAGCCGTTCTGCCCGAACTCATCCGCCGCGCGATCGCGGTCAAGGCCGAGGTGGTTGCTGCCGACGAGCGCGAGTCGCAATTGCGCGAGATTCTCAACTACGGCCACACCCTCGCGCACGCCATCGAGCGACGCGAGCGCTACAAGTGGCGCCACGGCGCCGCGGTGTCCGTGGGATTGGTGTTCGCGGCCGAATTGGGCCGGCTGGCCGGGCGGCTCGACGACGAGACCGCCGACCGGCACCGGTCGGTGCTGACCGCACTGGGGCTGCCGGTCAGTTACGACGGCGACGCGCTGCCCCAGCTGATGGACTACATGGCAGGCGACAAGAAGAACCGCTCGGGAGTGCTGCGGTTCGTCGTGCTCGACGGGCTGGCCAAGCCGGGCCGCCTCGAGGGCCCCGACCCGTCGCTCCTCGCTGCCGCATACGCAGAAGTGGCGCGGGCCTGA
- a CDS encoding B-4DMT family transporter: MSKWLLRGVVFATAMVIVRLLQGALINASPGNATWFSLGLVTLFGIGVLIWGLFDGQADARANPDPDRRADMAMIWLIAGLFAGVVSGAVAWFIGLFYKSLYTDALLNEVTTFAAFTALLVFLLGVGGVTVGRWLVDRKAPPMPRQRHHGLAADERADTDVFAAVTANGASENADAEAPVDYPEQPKQ, translated from the coding sequence ATGAGCAAGTGGTTACTGCGCGGAGTGGTGTTCGCAACAGCGATGGTCATAGTGCGCTTACTGCAAGGAGCACTGATCAACGCCTCGCCGGGTAACGCCACCTGGTTCAGCTTGGGGCTGGTCACGTTGTTCGGGATCGGCGTGCTGATCTGGGGCCTGTTCGACGGCCAGGCCGACGCACGTGCCAATCCGGATCCGGATCGTCGTGCCGACATGGCGATGATCTGGCTGATCGCCGGCCTGTTCGCCGGCGTCGTCAGCGGCGCGGTGGCGTGGTTCATCGGGCTGTTCTACAAGAGCCTCTACACCGATGCGCTGCTCAACGAGGTCACCACATTCGCGGCGTTCACCGCGCTGCTGGTGTTCCTGCTCGGCGTTGGCGGCGTGACCGTGGGCCGCTGGCTGGTGGACCGCAAGGCCCCGCCGATGCCGCGCCAGCGCCACCACGGCCTGGCAGCCGACGAACGCGCAGACACCGACGTGTTCGCCGCCGTGACGGCCAACGGCGCGTCAGAGAATGCCGACGCCGAGGCCCCGGTCGACTACCCCGAGCAACCCAAGCAGTAA
- a CDS encoding M24 family metallopeptidase, whose translation MTISQRRDRLRRRLADLGLDAMLVTDLVNVRYLSGFTGSNAALLVLAEHTTPVLATDGRYRTQAAQQSPDAEVVIERACGSHLAGRAARTGALRLGFESHVVTVDAFAALKKAAGDTVEWVRAAGTVEALREIKDAGEIAMLRLACEAADAALMDLLERGGLRPGRTEREVRNELEALMLDHGADGPSFETIVATGSNSAIPHHRPTEAVLAAGDFVKIDFGALVEGYHSDMTRTFVLGPAAQWQLDIYDLVATAQQAGCDALAPGVSLSAVDAASRQVIADAGYGDNFGHGLGHGVGLQIHEAPGINAAAAGTLLAGSAVTVEPGVYLPDRGGVRIEDTLVVGEAAPDLLTRFPKELAIL comes from the coding sequence GTGACTATTTCCCAGCGCAGGGACCGGCTGCGGCGTCGGCTGGCCGATTTGGGCCTGGACGCGATGTTGGTAACTGACCTGGTCAACGTGCGTTATCTGTCCGGATTCACGGGTTCCAACGCTGCCCTGTTGGTCCTCGCCGAGCACACCACTCCGGTGCTGGCCACCGATGGGCGCTATCGCACGCAGGCCGCGCAGCAGTCCCCGGACGCCGAGGTGGTCATCGAGCGGGCCTGCGGGTCGCACCTGGCCGGGCGCGCCGCCCGTACCGGCGCCCTGCGGTTGGGTTTCGAGAGCCATGTGGTGACCGTGGATGCCTTTGCGGCCCTGAAGAAGGCGGCCGGCGACACGGTCGAGTGGGTGCGCGCGGCGGGCACCGTGGAGGCGCTGCGCGAGATCAAGGATGCCGGCGAGATCGCGATGCTGAGACTGGCCTGCGAGGCCGCCGATGCGGCGCTCATGGACCTGCTGGAGCGTGGCGGCCTGCGTCCCGGCAGGACCGAGCGCGAGGTACGCAACGAGCTGGAAGCCCTGATGCTCGACCACGGCGCCGACGGGCCGTCCTTCGAGACGATCGTGGCGACGGGCTCGAACTCGGCAATCCCGCACCACCGGCCCACGGAGGCGGTGCTGGCCGCGGGGGATTTCGTCAAGATCGATTTCGGTGCCCTGGTGGAGGGCTATCACTCCGACATGACGCGCACGTTCGTGCTTGGCCCGGCGGCCCAGTGGCAGCTCGACATCTATGACCTGGTGGCCACCGCACAGCAGGCGGGTTGTGACGCGCTGGCCCCTGGAGTTTCGCTGAGTGCGGTGGACGCGGCATCGCGCCAGGTCATCGCCGATGCCGGCTACGGCGACAACTTCGGCCACGGCCTCGGCCACGGTGTCGGACTGCAGATCCACGAAGCGCCGGGAATCAATGCCGCCGCCGCCGGTACACTGCTTGCTGGCTCTGCGGTCACCGTTGAGCCAGGTGTCTACTTGCCCGATCGCGGCGGTGTCCGGATCGAGGACACCCTGGTCGTCGGAGAGGCGGCACCCGACCTGCTTACCCGGTTCCCCAAGGAACTGGCCATTTTGTGA
- the efp gene encoding elongation factor P, which translates to MASTADFKNGLVLQIDGQLWQIVEFQHVKPGKGPAFVRTKLKNVVSGKVVDKTYNAGVKVETATVDRRDATYLYRDGNDFVFMDSEDFNQHPLSEALVGRLADFLLESLPVQIAFHESAPLYLELPVSVELEVSHTEPGLQGDRSSAGTKPATMETGAEIQVPLFINTGDKLKVDTRDGSYLGRVNG; encoded by the coding sequence ATGGCATCGACTGCCGACTTCAAGAACGGGCTCGTCCTGCAGATCGACGGACAGCTGTGGCAGATCGTCGAATTCCAGCACGTCAAGCCGGGTAAGGGCCCGGCCTTCGTGCGGACGAAGCTGAAGAACGTGGTGTCCGGCAAGGTCGTCGACAAGACCTACAACGCCGGTGTGAAGGTGGAGACCGCCACCGTGGACCGCCGCGACGCCACCTACCTGTACCGCGACGGCAACGACTTCGTCTTCATGGATTCCGAGGACTTCAATCAGCACCCGTTGTCCGAGGCGCTCGTCGGCCGCTTGGCCGACTTCCTGCTCGAGAGCCTGCCGGTGCAGATCGCCTTCCACGAGTCCGCGCCGCTGTACCTGGAACTTCCGGTGTCCGTCGAGCTCGAGGTTTCCCACACCGAGCCCGGCCTGCAGGGTGACCGCTCCAGCGCCGGCACCAAGCCCGCCACCATGGAGACCGGCGCCGAGATCCAGGTGCCGCTGTTCATCAACACCGGTGACAAGCTCAAGGTCGACACCCGCGACGGCAGCTACCTCGGCCGCGTGAATGGCTGA
- the nusB gene encoding transcription antitermination factor NusB, with product MPDRRGDRGRHQARKRAVDLLFEAEARGLTPEAVADGRTALAEDQPDVTPLNPYTVSVARGVTEHAAHIDDLISAHLQGWTLERLPAVDRAILRVAVWELLHAEDVPEPVAVDEAVELAKELSTDESPGFVNGVLGQVMLVTPQIRAAAAAVQGAVQDRPEQ from the coding sequence ATGCCTGACCGCCGTGGCGACCGGGGCCGTCACCAGGCCCGCAAGCGCGCCGTGGATCTTCTGTTCGAGGCCGAGGCGCGCGGTCTGACGCCGGAGGCGGTGGCCGATGGCCGTACCGCCCTGGCCGAGGATCAGCCCGACGTCACCCCGCTCAATCCCTACACGGTGTCGGTGGCGCGCGGTGTCACCGAACACGCCGCCCACATCGACGACCTCATCTCGGCGCACCTGCAGGGATGGACGTTGGAGCGGCTGCCCGCCGTGGACCGGGCCATCCTCCGGGTGGCGGTCTGGGAACTGCTGCACGCCGAGGACGTGCCCGAACCCGTCGCCGTGGACGAGGCCGTCGAGCTGGCCAAAGAGCTGTCCACCGATGAGTCGCCCGGGTTCGTCAACGGGGTGCTGGGCCAGGTGATGCTGGTGACCCCGCAGATCCGGGCCGCGGCCGCGGCCGTGCAGGGCGCGGTTCAGGACCGGCCCGAGCAGTAG
- a CDS encoding molybdopterin-dependent oxidoreductase: MGHESRSIADVGADGLHLHACPLCEAMCGLEIQVADGKVASVRPNKSDQWSAGHICPKGASLAGLHDDPDRIRRPMIKLDGEWHEVDWDTAFRRCTELLAPVIEKYGIGAVAAYTGNPLAHSFSLSRYSAILLGLSGMPITYSPGTIDQWPKNLSSHLMYGSWWAFPTPDIQHTDLLVVMGANPAASQGSLLAAPDVMGIIAGIRKRGKVIVIDPVRTATAVKADEWLPITPGTDAALLLGIVHTVFDEGLVNLGELERHLEGVSTLQQAVADWSPERVSATTGIDAERIRGLARELAGTPRAVVYGRIGTCNQEFGSLASWLVDVVNIVTGHFDTPGGAMFARPTAWTITSQPIPGLEDGAPNFGRYRTRVRGAKEVLGQVPVSCMLEEITTPGEGQLKALITVAGNPVLSTPGGDKLDEALPQLDAMISVDLWLNETTRHADVILPGASALEQPHSADLLLGAAINSFARYSPPVFHREDPDAPEEWEILIRLTGLCTGTPAEDVDIAALDDGWFDYLCFTQGLDGAEIRKQYDHGGPERMLDLTLRTAAFGDRYGENPDGLTLDKLKAHPDGINYGPMVPRVPEVLGTADQKIRLAPQYLLDDLPRLAERLDRAPDELVLVSRRHLRSNNSWLHNVGALMKGRDRCTLLMHSQDAAARRIADGDIAEVASAGGKIVVPVEVTDAIKPGVVSMPHGWGHGQPGTRLGVANASPGVNTNILSLPDFLDEPSGNGALNGIPVTVSATTS; encoded by the coding sequence ATGGGACACGAGTCGAGAAGCATCGCGGACGTCGGTGCGGACGGCCTGCACCTGCACGCCTGTCCGCTGTGTGAGGCCATGTGCGGCTTGGAGATTCAGGTCGCCGACGGCAAGGTTGCGAGCGTTCGGCCGAACAAGTCCGACCAGTGGAGCGCGGGCCACATCTGCCCCAAGGGCGCGTCGCTGGCCGGGTTGCACGATGACCCCGACCGGATCCGCCGGCCGATGATCAAGCTGGACGGCGAATGGCACGAGGTCGACTGGGACACCGCGTTCCGTCGCTGCACCGAGCTGCTCGCTCCCGTCATCGAGAAGTACGGCATCGGCGCGGTCGCGGCGTATACCGGGAATCCGCTGGCGCACTCGTTCTCGTTGTCCCGCTACTCGGCGATCCTGCTCGGCCTGTCCGGTATGCCGATCACCTACTCGCCGGGCACCATCGACCAGTGGCCGAAGAACCTGTCGTCGCACCTGATGTACGGCAGCTGGTGGGCATTCCCGACGCCGGACATCCAACACACCGACCTGCTGGTGGTGATGGGGGCGAATCCCGCGGCCTCGCAGGGTTCGCTGCTGGCCGCCCCCGACGTGATGGGCATCATCGCCGGTATCCGCAAGCGCGGCAAGGTGATCGTCATCGACCCGGTGCGCACCGCCACCGCTGTCAAGGCCGACGAGTGGCTGCCGATCACGCCCGGTACTGACGCGGCACTGCTGCTCGGGATCGTCCATACCGTGTTCGACGAAGGGCTGGTCAACCTCGGCGAGTTGGAACGCCACCTCGAGGGAGTGTCCACCCTGCAGCAAGCGGTGGCCGACTGGTCACCCGAAAGGGTCTCTGCCACAACAGGTATCGATGCGGAGCGGATTCGTGGACTGGCCCGCGAGCTGGCCGGCACGCCGCGCGCGGTGGTCTACGGCCGGATCGGCACGTGCAATCAGGAGTTCGGCAGCCTGGCCAGCTGGCTGGTGGATGTGGTCAACATCGTCACCGGTCACTTCGACACCCCCGGCGGCGCGATGTTCGCCAGGCCGACGGCCTGGACGATCACGAGCCAGCCGATCCCGGGGCTGGAGGACGGGGCGCCGAATTTCGGCCGCTACCGCACCCGGGTGCGCGGGGCCAAAGAGGTGCTCGGGCAGGTGCCGGTGTCATGCATGCTCGAAGAGATCACCACGCCCGGTGAAGGGCAGCTCAAGGCCCTGATCACCGTCGCGGGCAACCCGGTGCTGTCCACCCCGGGCGGCGACAAGCTCGACGAGGCGCTGCCGCAGCTGGACGCGATGATCTCGGTGGACCTGTGGCTCAACGAGACCACCCGGCACGCCGACGTGATCCTGCCCGGTGCCTCGGCGCTCGAGCAGCCGCACTCGGCCGACCTGCTGCTGGGTGCGGCGATCAACAGCTTCGCCCGGTACTCACCGCCGGTGTTCCACCGCGAGGATCCCGATGCACCGGAGGAATGGGAGATTCTGATCCGGCTCACCGGGCTGTGCACGGGCACCCCGGCCGAGGATGTCGACATCGCCGCGCTCGATGACGGCTGGTTCGACTACCTGTGTTTCACCCAGGGGCTCGACGGCGCCGAGATCCGCAAGCAGTACGACCACGGCGGCCCCGAGCGGATGCTCGATCTGACGCTGCGGACCGCCGCGTTCGGCGACCGGTACGGCGAGAACCCCGACGGTCTGACCCTGGACAAGCTCAAGGCCCACCCGGACGGAATCAACTACGGCCCCATGGTGCCCCGGGTTCCCGAGGTGCTCGGCACCGCCGACCAGAAGATCCGGCTGGCGCCGCAGTATCTGCTCGACGACCTGCCGCGGCTGGCCGAGCGGCTCGATCGGGCTCCCGACGAACTGGTGTTGGTGAGCCGGCGCCATCTGCGGTCCAACAACTCCTGGCTGCACAACGTCGGTGCGTTGATGAAGGGGCGCGACCGGTGCACCCTGCTGATGCACAGTCAGGATGCGGCGGCCCGGAGGATCGCAGATGGCGACATCGCGGAAGTGGCGTCGGCCGGCGGCAAGATTGTTGTCCCGGTCGAGGTGACCGACGCGATCAAGCCCGGAGTGGTGTCGATGCCGCACGGCTGGGGCCACGGTCAGCCCGGGACGCGGCTCGGCGTCGCGAACGCGTCGCCCGGGGTCAACACCAACATCCTGTCGCTGCCCGATTTCCTCGACGAGCCGTCCGGCAACGGAGCGCTCAACGGCATCCCCGTCACGGTCAGCGCGACGACGAGCTAG
- a CDS encoding DUF222 domain-containing protein: MVIGLAQNRDEVHAALAGHRATTSALLDVDFTALSTAELLALQSQREQQARTEAMIDHRIQAALMAQAIPHEIGGKSWKDVLATRMRISGKEASRRVTAAAELGPRYAIGGEVLEPLLPACAEALLSGTINTEHIAIIRDTLVEAKKYVSTAELVQIESDLVAAATRDTPETLKAAADKLLYLLNQDGDSPDVAAHLRGLRIGTQDADGLVHVQGWLDPETAAYLTTVTGVWGAPGINNPDDPEPIHDSSPNPLDDAEAEQDTAQARQDQHAAANRDTRTVAQRNHDALKVALREVLMSKRLGQHGGLPVTVVVSTTLAELEAGAGIAVTGAGIRMPMNDLIRLASHSFHYLTVYKRHTAEPLYLARTKRLATKAQRLLL; this comes from the coding sequence ATGGTGATCGGGTTGGCACAGAACCGGGATGAGGTGCACGCGGCGCTGGCCGGTCACCGCGCGACGACCTCCGCGCTGCTCGATGTCGACTTCACCGCGTTGAGCACCGCGGAATTGCTGGCACTGCAGTCCCAGCGCGAACAGCAGGCCCGCACCGAGGCGATGATCGATCACCGGATCCAAGCCGCCCTGATGGCGCAGGCCATCCCGCACGAGATCGGCGGCAAGTCCTGGAAGGATGTGCTGGCCACCCGGATGCGGATCAGCGGCAAGGAGGCCTCACGCCGCGTGACCGCAGCCGCCGAGCTGGGGCCGCGGTATGCCATCGGCGGTGAGGTGTTGGAGCCGCTACTTCCCGCATGCGCCGAGGCGCTGCTGTCAGGGACCATCAACACCGAACACATCGCGATCATCCGCGACACTCTGGTGGAGGCGAAAAAGTACGTCAGCACGGCTGAACTCGTCCAGATCGAATCGGACCTGGTGGCCGCGGCGACCCGCGACACTCCTGAAACGCTCAAAGCCGCTGCGGACAAACTGCTGTATCTGCTCAACCAGGACGGCGACTCACCCGATGTCGCGGCCCACCTGCGTGGGCTGCGGATCGGCACACAGGACGCCGACGGACTGGTGCACGTCCAAGGCTGGCTGGACCCCGAGACAGCGGCGTACCTGACCACCGTCACTGGCGTGTGGGGTGCACCGGGCATCAACAATCCCGATGATCCCGAACCGATCCACGACTCCTCGCCCAATCCGCTCGATGACGCTGAGGCAGAACAGGACACCGCTCAAGCCCGCCAAGACCAGCACGCCGCCGCCAACCGTGACACCCGCACCGTCGCCCAGCGCAACCACGACGCACTCAAAGTGGCACTACGCGAAGTGCTGATGTCCAAACGGCTCGGCCAACACGGTGGCCTGCCGGTCACCGTGGTCGTGTCCACCACCCTGGCCGAACTGGAAGCCGGCGCCGGGATCGCCGTCACCGGCGCGGGCATCCGGATGCCGATGAACGACCTGATCCGGTTGGCATCACACAGCTTTCACTACCTCACCGTCTACAAACGCCACACCGCCGAACCGCTGTACCTGGCCCGCACCAAACGGTTGGCCACCAAAGCCCAACGACTCCTGCTCTAA
- a CDS encoding GntR family transcriptional regulator: MSSQPEAHPVSLPSRRARADQARQVADVLRHQIHEGTYDRALPAEAELAAEFFVSRNTVREALAVLKSEGLIDRGTKVGTHVAGRKYDHGLDALVGLKETFKDYGDVRNEVRAVQRLSAPPAVARKLALEPGAQVVFIERLRYLADLPLSLDLTYLAPEIGEQVIGHALEDNDIFALIERVSGHRLGGASLALEAVSADPHTAVTLQVPAGSALLMAERLTSLDDGTPVDLEYIRMRGDRITMRGNLNRRDA; the protein is encoded by the coding sequence GTGTCTTCCCAGCCCGAAGCCCATCCCGTATCGCTGCCGAGTCGCCGTGCGCGTGCCGACCAGGCCCGTCAGGTCGCCGACGTGCTGCGCCACCAGATCCACGAGGGCACGTACGACCGGGCGCTGCCGGCCGAGGCGGAACTGGCCGCCGAATTCTTCGTCTCCCGCAACACCGTCCGTGAAGCCCTGGCCGTCCTCAAGTCCGAGGGCCTGATCGACCGCGGCACCAAGGTGGGCACCCATGTGGCGGGCCGCAAGTACGACCATGGCCTCGACGCGTTGGTGGGGCTGAAGGAGACCTTCAAGGACTACGGCGACGTCCGCAACGAAGTCCGTGCCGTGCAGCGACTCTCGGCCCCGCCCGCGGTGGCCCGCAAGCTGGCGCTGGAGCCCGGCGCCCAGGTGGTCTTCATCGAGCGCCTGCGCTACCTCGCCGATCTGCCGCTGTCGCTGGATCTGACCTACCTGGCGCCCGAGATCGGCGAGCAGGTGATCGGCCACGCGCTGGAGGACAACGACATCTTCGCGCTCATCGAACGGGTCAGTGGGCATCGCCTGGGCGGGGCGAGTCTTGCGCTGGAAGCGGTTTCGGCTGACCCGCACACCGCCGTGACGCTGCAGGTGCCGGCTGGATCAGCCCTGCTGATGGCCGAGCGGCTCACGAGTCTGGACGACGGCACGCCCGTCGACCTGGAGTACATCAGGATGCGTGGTGATCGAATCACCATGCGCGGCAACCTCAATAGGAGAGACGCATGA
- a CDS encoding 4Fe-4S dicluster domain-containing protein — protein MTLVNQRADVPVTIDESLCIEGCTLCVDVCPLDSLAINPDNGKAFMHVDECWYCGPCAARCPTGAVTVNMPYLIR, from the coding sequence ATGACGCTGGTCAACCAACGCGCCGATGTCCCGGTGACCATCGACGAGTCCCTGTGTATCGAGGGCTGCACGTTGTGCGTGGACGTGTGTCCGCTTGATTCGCTGGCCATCAACCCCGACAACGGCAAGGCCTTCATGCACGTCGACGAGTGCTGGTACTGCGGGCCGTGCGCGGCCCGCTGTCCCACCGGCGCCGTCACCGTCAACATGCCCTATCTCATCCGTTAG